One window from the genome of Cryptomeria japonica chromosome 6, Sugi_1.0, whole genome shotgun sequence encodes:
- the LOC131876504 gene encoding sugar transport protein 7-like, with translation MVVGIVLLICLFTVAFGWSWGPLGWLVPSELFPLETHSAGQAMVVSMNLLFTAIIAQLFLVLLCNLNYGIFLLFASPVFLMSVFIFLVLPETKGIPIKETRFEWEKHWYWKRIIKDDDDQAKYMESNNGVNKGF, from the coding sequence ATGGTCGTGGGAATTGTTTTACTGATTTGCTTATTCACTGTAGCATTTGGGTGGTCATGGGGCCCGCTAGGGTGGCTGGTTCCCAGTGAATTATTTCCATTGGAGACTCACTCAGCAGGTCAAGCCATGGTGGTTAGCATGAATCTCTTGTTTACCGCCATTATTGCACAGTTGTTTCTGGTGCTCCTTTGCAACTTGAATTATGGCATTTTCCTCCTCTTTGCAAGCCCGGTATTCCTCATGAGCGTTTTTATCTTCTTAGTTCTTCCTGAAACAAAGGGCATTCCCATTAAAGAAACGAGGTTTGAATGGGAGAAGCACTGGTACTGGAAAAGAATTATCAAGGATGATGATGACCAGGCTAAATACATGGAAAGTAATAATGGGGTTAACAAGGGCTTTTAG